A single region of the Manihot esculenta cultivar AM560-2 chromosome 12, M.esculenta_v8, whole genome shotgun sequence genome encodes:
- the LOC110628722 gene encoding EPIDERMAL PATTERNING FACTOR-like protein 9 — MAYIKLCNLLFLLFCLILTAFVTQGSITHQEKLPNNPRTSLSTGVSHLKIGSEAQSSRNARRLMIGSTAPTCTYNECRGCKYKCRAEQVPVEGNDPIHSAYHYKCVCHR; from the exons ATGGCATACATTAAACTGTGCAACTTACTCTTCCTACTCTTCTGCCTTATCCTTACAGCATTTGTTACTCAAG GATCCATAACTCATCAAGAAAAGCTTCCTAATAATCCAAGAACATCTCTCTCAACAGGAGTATCACATTTGAAG ATTGGCAGTGAAGCACAGAGTTCAAGGAATGCAAGGAGATTGATGATAGGATCCACAGCTCCTACTTGCACTTACAATGAATGCAGAGGATGCAAATACAAGTGTAGAGCTGAGCAAGTTCCAGTGGAAGGAAATGATCCTATACATAGTGCATACCATTACAAATGTGTTTGTCATAGGTGA
- the LOC110628238 gene encoding cysteine-rich repeat secretory protein 55 — translation MTLLLFRALLLILFLYTSNAADPLGDLCNKGTKISSKISKNIDHLLSELVAGAPSPGYIATSTGNGQDKVYGLAQCRGDVSSDDCSGCLQDAAKEIRQRCPDQVDARIWYDYCFLRYNGENFIGKLDTSYAIFYFNVENVTDPEDFNKKLGSLIDKIRSQAVVPKNKGLGKGEISLSPFVTVYGLVQCTRDLAVIDCAQCLAIAVGNFPNFCNNRKGCRALYSNCYVRYELYPFFFPLDSTNSTSVSGNLVVKVYA, via the coding sequence ATGACATTGCTTCTATTCAGAGCTCTCCTTCTCATTCTATTTCTATACACTTCCAATGCTGCTGATCCTCTAGGGGATTTATGCAATAAAGGCACCAAAATTAGCAGCAAGATATCAAAAAATATTGATCACTTGTTGTCTGAACTAGTTGCCGGAGCCCCCTCTCCTGGTTATATTGCTACCTCCACCGGCAACGGCCAAGATAAAGTGTATGGCCTAGCACAATGCAGAGGTGATGTTAGCTCCGATGACTGCTCCGGTTGCCTCCAGGATGCAGCAAAGGAAATCCGCCAACGCTGTCCAGACCAAGTTGATGCAAGAATTTGGTATGATTATTGCTTTTTGAGGTATAACGGCGAGAATTTTATCGGAAAACTTGACACTTCTTATGCTATATTTTACTTCAACGTTGAGAATGTAACTGACCCTGAAGATTTTAACAAAAAGCTTGGATCTTTGATAGATAAGATAAGATCACAAGCTGTTGTGCCAAAGAATAAAGGGCTTGGCAAAGGTGAGATCAGTTTATCACCTTTTGTTACAGTTTATGGTTTAGTGCAATGCACGAGGGACCTTGCTGTGATAGATTGTGCTCAGTGTTTAGCTATTGCAGTTGGTAATTTCCCAAATTTCTGCAACAATAGGAAAGGCTGCAGAGCTCTTTATAGTAATTGTTATGTTCGATATGAGCTCTACCCGTTTTTCTTTCCTCTTGATTCAACCAATTCCACATCAGTAAGTGGGAATTTAGTTGTAAAAGTTTATGCATAG
- the LOC110628239 gene encoding ras-related protein RABA5e has translation MGQQHGEESGGEEYLFKIVLIGDSAVGKSNLLSRFARNEFDSNSKATIGVEFQTQVVEIDGKEIKAQIWDTAGQERFRAVTSAYYRGAVGVLIVYDITRRTSFDSVKRWLDELTTHCDTTVARMLVGNKCDLENIRDVSVEEGKDLAEEESLFFMETSALDSTNVQTAFEVVIREIYNNLSKKILNSDSYKAELNLNRVSLVKDGESSKKNSLSCCSA, from the exons ATGGGTCAACAACACGGAGAAGAATCTGGGGGTGAAGAGTACCTGTTCAAGATAGTTCTTATAGGCGACTCTGCAGTGGGGAAATCGAATTTGCTGTCAAGGTTTGCGAGAAATGAGTTTGATAGCAATTCTAAGGCAACAATTGGGGTAGAGTTTCAGACCCAAGTGGTGGAAATTGATGGCAAAGAAATCAAGGCACAGATCTGGGACACTGCTGGCCAAGAGAGATTTAGAGCTGTTACCTCTGCTTATTATAGAGGTGCTGTTGGTGTGCTAATTGTCTATGATATCACTAGGAGGACAAGTTTTGATAGTGTCAAAAGGTGGCTGGATGAACTCACCA CTCATTGTGATACTACAGTGGCAAGAATGCTTGTAGGGAACAAATGTGATCTGGAGAACATTAGAGACGTGAGTGTAGAGGAGGGCAAAGACCTTGCAGAAGAAGAAAGTCTGTTTTTCATGGAAACATCAGCTCTTGATTCAACTAATGTTCAAACAGCTTTCGAGGTGGTTATCCGTGAGATTTATAACAATCTGAGCAAGAAGATTCTGAATTCTGATTCTTACAAGGCTGAGTTGAATCTGAACCGAGTCAGTCTGGTTAAGGACGGAGAGAGTTCAAAGAAAAATAGTCTCTCTTGCTGTTCTGCATGA
- the LOC110628237 gene encoding asparagine--tRNA ligase, cytoplasmic 2 has translation MESQDPILASQKSKIPSEEPETNPQETVPITPLIPPFKYSNRVVLKSIVERSDAGAGLVGETMVIGGWVKSSKEVKKDPPGQLLSEDNDGAVVFQGHKDGSCIDIFQTRVPLFRSIANAFGGSRNHPARSKLQPATSKPPAISRPPPPLSIVYLLINDGSCVASLQFTIEFSDAFPIRPLPIGTCILAEGVLNQLPDQQGKNSIEFKVKKFLHIGTVEDDKYILSRKRLPLETLRDYSHFRPRTTTVASVMRIRSALAFATHTFFQNNGFLSVEAPIITTTDEGFGAKFRVTTLADKEVKKEEPKITDDTEGVSLEDVKAAIKEKNNLIQQLQRSDSNSEALLAAEQDLLKTNQLASHLEEKQKLRLETLMKAAKADKPEDFFSQHTYLTVSGLLHLESYACSLGNVYSFGPRFRADRSGTEKQVAEMWMVETEMAFSELEDAMNCAEDYFKFLCKWVLENCSADMKFVSRRIDKTRTNLLEAMISSFYERITYMEAVNVLKKIADRKFETQPEWGTELTSQHLSYLVDEIYKKPIMVYNFPKDLRPFYVRLNDDGKTVATFDLVIPRGGKFITGSQKEERFDLLNERISELGLPKEQYEWYLDLRRYGTVKHSGFTVGFDIMVLFATGIPDVRDAIPFPRSSGKLNN, from the exons ATGGAATCCCAAGATCCTATTTTGGCATCTCAGAAGTCCAAAATTCCCTCCGAAGAACCCGAAACAAACCCTCAAGAAACAGTACCCATCACTCCTCTGATTCCGCCATTCAAGTACTCAAACCGGGTGGTCCTGAAAAGTATTGTAGAACGAAGTGATGCAGGGGCTGGATTAGTGGGTGAGACTATGGTGATTGGTGGGTGGGTGAAGTCTTCCAAGGAGGTGAAGAAAGACCCTCCGGGCCAGTTGCTGTCAGAGGATAATGATGGGGCTGTTGTGTTTCAAGGGCATAAAGATGGCAGCTGCATCGACATTTTTCAAACTCGAGTACCCCTTTTCAGGTCTATAGCGAATGCTTTTGGTGGCAGTCGCAATCACCCAGCTCGGTCAAAGTTGCAGCCTGCGACCTCTAAACCACCTGCAATCTctaggcctcctcctcctctttcaATTGTTTACTTGCTTATTAACGATGGTTCTTGTGTTGCCAGTCtccag TTTACGATAGAGTTCTCTGATGCCTTCCCAATTCGACCACTGCCCATTGGAACTTGTATATTAGCGGAAGGAGTCTTAAATCAGTTACCAGATCAGCAGGGAAAAAATAGTATTgagtttaaagtaaagaaattcctTCATATAGGAACAGTGGAAGACGATAAGTATATATTATCAAGGAAGAGATTGCCACTGGAGACCTTAAGAGACTATTCTCATTTTAGGCCTCGGACAACTACG GTGGCATCTGTTATGCGAATCCGTAGCGCCTTGGCTTTTGCAACTCACACGTTCTTCCAAAATAATGGGTTTCTTAGTGTGGAAGCGCCCATTATAACAACCACAGATGAAGGATTTGGTGCAAAGTTCCGGGTCACTACACTTGCTGACAAAGAAGTTAAAAAGGAGGAGCCAAAAATCACTGATGATACTGAAGGTGTTAGTCTTGAAGACGTCAAGGCTGCCATAAAGGAGAAGAATAATCTAATTCAACAGCTCCAGAGAAGTGACAGCAACAGCGAGGCATTGCTTGCTGCAGAGCAGGATTTGCTCAAGACAAATCAATTGGCATCACATTTAGAAGAGAAACAAAAGCTTAGATTGGAAACTTTGATGAAAGCTGCTAAAGCTGATAAGCCTGAAGATTTCTTCTCTCAACATACTTATTTAACAGTTTCTGGTCTCCTTCATTTGGAGAGCTATGCATGTAGTCTTGGAAATGTCTATTCATTTGGACCCAGGTTTCGAGCAGATAGAAGCGGAACTGAAAAACAGGTGGCAGAAATGTGGATGGTTGAGACTGAAATGGCTTTTTCAGAACTAGAG GATGCCATGAACTGTGCAGAAGACTATTTCAAGTTCCTCTGCAAATGGGTCTTGGAGAATTGTTCAGCAGACATGAAGTTTGTTTCAAGACGCATTGACAAAACCAGAACCAATCTTCTTGAAGCAATGATATCATCTTTTTATGAAAGGATTACCTATATGGAAGCAGTAAATGTTTTGAAAAAG ATTGCTGATAGAAAATTTGAAACTCAACCAGAATGGGGCACTGAATTAACATCTCAGCATCTAAG TTATTTGGTTGATGAAATCTATAAGAAGCCTATAATGGTGTACAACTTCCCAAAAGATTTGAGGCCATTTTACGTGCGATTGAATGATGATGGAAAAACAGTTGCAACATTTGATCTGGTTATACCCAGG GGTGGAAAATTCATCACAGGTAGCCAAAAGGAGGAACGCTTTGATTTGCTAAATGAAAG GATAAGCGAACTAGGCTTGCCCAAAGAGCAGTATGAATGGTACTTAGATCTTCGACGATATGGAACAGTGAAGCACTCTGGTTTTACTGTTGGGTTTGACATTATGGTTCTCTTTGCTACTGGAATTCCTGATGTCAGAGATGCAATTCCATTCCCCAGAAGCAGCGGCAAACTTAACAACTAA